A section of the Mesotoga sp. UBA6090 genome encodes:
- the jag gene encoding RNA-binding cell elongation regulator Jag/EloR, which translates to MKPVEYRAETVEEAIRSAQADLDAYDDEIEVSVKEKGSKGFFGIFGSKESVIEVTLLDKHWERKLHDFLKGILKNFDEETFSEIKLSGRTYRVRIEGEEVARLIGKHGKTVAALQHILNIYANRMAPTKVNVTVDIGDYRLERKRLVEEIAHRAAKSALSKRSKIVMEPMFAFERRLVHEVVSQYEDLKSYSIGLEPYRKVVVEYSERKYSCDRRSDSKRRRYDSVRQNSNRQSA; encoded by the coding sequence ATGAAGCCAGTTGAATACAGGGCCGAAACAGTCGAGGAAGCAATCAGATCAGCTCAGGCAGATCTTGACGCTTATGATGATGAAATTGAAGTTTCGGTCAAAGAGAAAGGCTCAAAAGGCTTTTTCGGAATCTTCGGGTCGAAAGAATCGGTTATTGAAGTAACCTTGCTTGATAAACACTGGGAGAGAAAGCTTCACGACTTCCTGAAGGGAATCCTGAAAAACTTCGACGAAGAGACCTTCTCCGAGATCAAGCTTTCAGGAAGAACTTATAGAGTGAGAATCGAAGGCGAGGAAGTCGCAAGACTTATCGGAAAACACGGAAAGACCGTGGCTGCGCTGCAGCACATATTGAATATCTATGCAAACAGAATGGCTCCGACGAAAGTCAATGTCACCGTGGACATCGGTGATTACAGGCTTGAAAGAAAGAGGCTGGTAGAAGAGATAGCCCACAGGGCGGCGAAGTCCGCTCTATCTAAGAGGAGCAAGATAGTTATGGAACCCATGTTTGCCTTCGAGCGCAGGCTGGTTCACGAGGTAGTCTCTCAGTATGAGGACTTGAAGAGCTATTCCATCGGTTTAGAGCCATACAGGAAAGTCGTGGTCGAGTATAGCGAGAGAAAGTACTCTTGCGACAGAAGATCAGATTCAAAGAGGAGGCGCTATGACAGTGTCAGACAGAATTCTAATAGGCAAAGCGCTTGA
- a CDS encoding cupin domain-containing protein produces MSDRILIGKALDVRPQLFDNENVKSVAKRVLIGKAQGASNFVMRLFTVGEGGYSSHHSHPWEHEVFIVAGEAGVVTDQGEITAPAGSYVFVPSGVKHQFKNRGKGDLKFICVIPSSADEE; encoded by the coding sequence GTGTCAGACAGAATTCTAATAGGCAAAGCGCTTGATGTTAGGCCACAGCTCTTCGACAATGAAAATGTGAAGAGCGTTGCAAAGCGCGTATTGATAGGAAAGGCACAAGGTGCCTCGAACTTCGTGATGAGGTTGTTCACCGTCGGAGAAGGCGGATACAGCTCTCACCACAGTCATCCATGGGAACACGAGGTGTTCATTGTAGCCGGTGAAGCTGGAGTCGTAACTGACCAGGGCGAGATAACGGCTCCGGCTGGGAGTTACGTTTTCGTTCCCTCTGGAGTGAAGCATCAGTTCAAGAATAGGGGAAAGGGAGACCTCAAATTTATCTGTGTGATTCCATCTTCGGCAGATGAGGAATAG
- the yidC gene encoding YidC/Oxa1 family membrane protein insertase, which translates to GLLESFAGPMRLIHVKQALPQQYDAIVKDLQDFGGVTFFSWIYHGIVYFLFWLYQWSGNFGWALILFTIVTRFILYPLYHIQTKSMLMMRMLQPEVDRIKKKYKDPKKQQEAMMALYKEKGYNPASGCLPILLQLPVLILLYNAIRYFSEVMAYTPGFLIWKDLSVGNFVQNIPFIIITVVVGVFSSLLTAQDARSARSGVIMQVIFPILFATFPSGLLLYWTTQSVLQLLISWVVYTRQGIKGLTFRQMLGLPEKPAK; encoded by the coding sequence AGGTCTTCTAGAGTCATTTGCCGGTCCGATGAGGTTGATACACGTAAAACAGGCTCTTCCTCAACAATATGATGCAATCGTCAAGGACCTTCAGGATTTCGGGGGAGTGACCTTCTTCTCCTGGATCTATCACGGGATAGTATACTTCCTTTTCTGGCTCTATCAGTGGTCTGGAAATTTTGGTTGGGCACTGATTCTCTTCACAATTGTGACTCGATTCATTCTCTATCCTCTTTATCATATCCAGACTAAATCTATGCTTATGATGAGGATGCTGCAGCCGGAAGTAGATAGAATCAAGAAGAAGTACAAGGATCCCAAAAAGCAGCAGGAAGCAATGATGGCTCTCTACAAGGAAAAGGGTTACAATCCTGCCTCGGGATGTCTTCCGATACTTCTTCAGCTGCCAGTCCTTATCCTTCTATACAATGCTATAAGGTATTTCAGTGAAGTGATGGCATATACACCGGGTTTTCTCATATGGAAGGATCTTTCCGTTGGAAACTTCGTGCAGAACATACCATTCATTATTATCACAGTGGTCGTAGGAGTATTCAGTTCGTTACTCACGGCTCAGGATGCCAGATCGGCAAGATCAGGAGTCATTATGCAGGTCATCTTCCCGATACTGTTTGCCACATTCCCCTCTGGACTGTTGCTTTACTGGACCACCCAGAGTGTACTGCAGCTCTTGATAAGCTGGGTAGTCTACACACGCCAAGGAATAAAGGGACTGACTTTCAGGCAGATGCTCGGTTTACCGGAGAAACCCGCGAAGTAG
- a CDS encoding FmdB family zinc ribbon protein: MPFYRYKCEDCGEETEAFQKMSDEPLTVCPACGGHLKKLLNSVGVVFKGGGYYSTDSKKSLTADSSKKPSTSTSKSE; the protein is encoded by the coding sequence ATGCCGTTTTACAGATATAAGTGTGAAGACTGTGGAGAAGAAACCGAAGCCTTCCAGAAAATGTCCGATGAACCCCTTACGGTTTGCCCAGCATGCGGGGGCCATCTAAAGAAACTGCTGAACAGCGTGGGAGTTGTTTTTAAGGGTGGGGGCTACTACAGCACTGATTCAAAGAAATCTTTGACAGCTGATAGCAGCAAGAAACCTTCAACTTCTACT